In the genome of Leptospira sanjuanensis, one region contains:
- a CDS encoding transglutaminase-like domain-containing protein — MTASIGGSIFADSAYSKLDWEVIEQDDYPQIAPPSSDEKVRSFQGALIAGNWLLWPAILPGANDKESHGILFRNLKNGEAKRIDLGEPVRGLAWDRENDRIYARLKKEIAVLTSGNLEVKRKIPFVPTNSGWTSIGIFQGKLFAIQGNTFTFYDIETGNEIENKELPISKVSQAYVCSDQEIFLWYSEGEYNLHSYDPLLNTVKDRYSARIDSKSAPKLACRGDRQGRSNSIGFALMDPEKNVYKNLVKVGDQLYPTSKGNQLLKGNLSYRFSPQKDKISFNVTVTAKEKDSPETELAVVIPPRETAYQILSGETVSKNGIFKDDDQGNRTLIVKVPALSAGQSWSETVYSAKLTRFHIDSGLSNFNTSWEDWKVDRDWKQFLEDKSVYKIYDPGIVSVRDQLKSETSSVESYIQAVYKHITKNLVYKQDGRFDPAPVVLQNGHGSCTEHSYAQIALLRSAGIPARLAWNWLPGATKVDFNHKIAEVWHPSFGWIPMEPLAYPRVRAGLTHAKHIIFAVLNSPSHSIVKGGDVLLNFTKPSGGASRSMNIELMPDESVSFRSASLEESVSKDFFPKVKPIQNRILDKGEERNVE; from the coding sequence TTGACCGCCTCTATAGGCGGTTCTATTTTTGCGGATTCCGCCTATTCTAAGTTAGATTGGGAAGTCATCGAACAAGACGACTACCCGCAGATCGCACCCCCTTCTTCGGATGAAAAAGTGAGGAGCTTTCAAGGCGCCTTGATTGCGGGGAATTGGCTTTTGTGGCCCGCGATTCTTCCTGGAGCGAACGACAAGGAAAGCCATGGAATTCTTTTTCGAAACTTAAAAAACGGTGAAGCGAAACGAATCGATTTAGGCGAACCGGTCCGCGGTTTGGCTTGGGATCGGGAGAATGATCGGATCTACGCCCGTCTTAAGAAAGAGATCGCGGTGCTTACGAGCGGTAACCTCGAAGTAAAACGGAAAATCCCGTTCGTTCCCACGAACTCGGGTTGGACCTCGATCGGAATCTTTCAGGGAAAACTATTTGCGATTCAAGGAAATACATTCACTTTTTATGATATAGAAACGGGCAATGAAATCGAAAACAAGGAACTTCCGATTTCCAAGGTTTCACAGGCTTATGTTTGTTCCGATCAGGAGATTTTTCTTTGGTACAGCGAAGGAGAATACAATCTTCATTCTTACGATCCTCTTTTGAACACCGTCAAAGATCGTTATTCAGCGCGGATCGACTCCAAGTCCGCGCCGAAACTCGCCTGCCGCGGAGATCGGCAAGGTCGTTCGAACTCGATCGGATTTGCTTTGATGGACCCGGAAAAAAACGTGTATAAGAATTTGGTCAAGGTCGGAGATCAGTTGTATCCGACCTCAAAAGGGAATCAACTTCTCAAAGGAAATCTGAGTTATCGATTTTCCCCTCAGAAAGATAAAATTTCTTTCAACGTTACGGTCACCGCAAAGGAAAAGGATTCTCCCGAAACCGAACTTGCCGTAGTAATCCCGCCTCGAGAAACGGCGTATCAAATTCTCAGCGGAGAGACGGTTTCTAAAAATGGAATATTCAAAGACGATGATCAAGGGAATAGAACTTTGATCGTTAAAGTCCCGGCTTTGTCGGCGGGCCAGTCTTGGTCGGAGACAGTCTATTCGGCCAAATTGACCCGATTTCATATCGATTCGGGCCTTTCCAATTTTAATACTTCCTGGGAAGATTGGAAAGTCGACCGCGACTGGAAACAATTCCTGGAAGATAAGTCGGTTTATAAGATCTATGATCCAGGTATCGTTTCTGTCCGGGATCAACTCAAATCGGAGACGAGCAGCGTCGAAAGTTATATCCAAGCGGTTTATAAACATATTACTAAGAATTTAGTCTACAAGCAGGACGGCCGATTCGATCCCGCACCGGTCGTTTTGCAAAACGGCCACGGTTCCTGCACGGAACACAGTTATGCGCAGATCGCTTTGCTGAGAAGCGCGGGAATTCCTGCACGCCTCGCTTGGAATTGGCTACCCGGCGCGACCAAAGTCGATTTCAATCATAAGATCGCAGAAGTTTGGCATCCTTCCTTCGGGTGGATTCCGATGGAACCGCTCGCGTATCCGAGAGTAAGGGCCGGGCTAACGCATGCAAAACATATTATATTCGCGGTACTGAATTCGCCCTCCCATTCGATCGTGAAAGGTGGAGACGTTCTATTGAATTTCACGAAACCTTCCGGCGGCGCTTCAAGAAGCATGAACATCGAGTTGATGCCGGACGAATCGGTCTCGTTTCGAAGTGCGTCCTTGGAGGAATCCGTTTCCAAGGATTTCTTTCCAAAGGTCAAACCGATCCAAAATCGGATTCTGGATAAGGGTGAGGAAAGAAACGTGGAATAG
- a CDS encoding ankyrin repeat domain-containing protein → MNPNKTLLLFLILSLPLFAETEKHPNHAIGESLLKISKRANLPEASVSGSGYKAVVLVGDVDGDNGPGTLGYIKNMQGVAKVLRERGVQVTEYYSPKNSWDQIKGSIQGANLVLYAGHGVGSNLTDSPYHQKYVGGFALKGKFVSNEDVENTLKPAPGAVVLFLGACFTAGNMAYDMGVIDAEETKHRVSMYSAPFLKAGFQGYYATWAPWTAQSLIAELFTGKNFGTVYDSQTNLAEVTKIEHPAYSNGKLFFHKGKQESRVVFDYAFAGNPNARISDRAKEEPKPSDNAATTTSLTPEEQTAKNNALVKAAYKKDLKTAVKLLNEGADPNTETKGWRILHLSVYFDLPELVKALLDKKADPNYQVDGYTALSLATAYERSAIIPLLEAAGGTKSRSTSTKPKP, encoded by the coding sequence ATGAATCCGAACAAGACCTTGCTACTTTTCTTAATACTATCCCTTCCCCTATTCGCCGAAACCGAAAAACATCCAAATCATGCGATCGGAGAGTCCTTACTGAAAATTTCCAAACGCGCCAATCTTCCCGAGGCCAGCGTAAGCGGTTCCGGCTATAAAGCGGTAGTTCTTGTGGGAGACGTGGACGGGGACAACGGGCCGGGAACATTAGGATACATTAAGAACATGCAAGGAGTCGCAAAGGTTCTTAGGGAACGCGGCGTCCAAGTAACGGAATACTACAGTCCGAAAAATTCATGGGATCAAATCAAAGGCTCTATCCAAGGAGCGAACTTGGTTTTATATGCGGGTCACGGTGTGGGAAGCAACTTAACCGATTCTCCGTATCATCAAAAGTATGTGGGCGGTTTTGCTTTAAAGGGAAAATTCGTTTCGAACGAAGATGTGGAAAATACTCTCAAGCCCGCGCCGGGTGCGGTCGTACTTTTCTTAGGCGCTTGTTTTACGGCGGGCAATATGGCTTATGATATGGGGGTAATCGATGCGGAAGAAACGAAACACAGGGTTTCGATGTATTCCGCGCCTTTCTTAAAGGCGGGTTTTCAAGGTTATTATGCGACATGGGCTCCTTGGACCGCTCAAAGTTTGATCGCAGAGCTTTTTACGGGAAAGAATTTCGGAACCGTTTATGACTCTCAAACCAATCTTGCCGAAGTGACAAAGATCGAACATCCGGCCTATTCCAACGGAAAGTTATTCTTTCATAAAGGAAAACAAGAATCCAGAGTCGTATTCGATTATGCCTTCGCAGGGAATCCGAATGCGCGCATCTCCGATCGGGCAAAAGAAGAACCGAAACCTTCCGACAACGCGGCGACAACGACCTCGCTGACGCCGGAAGAACAAACCGCTAAAAACAACGCGCTCGTCAAAGCCGCTTATAAGAAGGATCTGAAAACTGCAGTCAAATTGTTAAACGAAGGAGCCGATCCGAATACGGAAACGAAAGGCTGGAGAATCCTTCATCTATCCGTTTATTTCGATCTACCCGAACTCGTAAAGGCGCTCTTGGACAAAAAGGCGGACCCGAATTATCAGGTGGACGGTTATACGGCTCTTTCCCTCGCAACGGCTTACGAACGTTCGGCGATCATTCCTCTTCTGGAGGCTGCCGGAGGAACTAAATCCCGATCTACTTCCACGAAACCGAAACCGTAA
- a CDS encoding acyl-CoA desaturase, with product MAIILSFFIGHWFLSAFAQSFFLHRYAAHAMFKMNKFWEKFFYLFTCVAQGSSFLNPRAYAIMHRQHHAYSDTGKDPHSPVASKGFLDMMWKTALNYESILDRKANVEKEFKGNYPEWPAIDMLSDSWTFRLFCGTLYTLFYLYFVPAGQYGWYLLLPIHWLMGPIHGAIVNWCGHMYGYRNHKENPDNSKNTLFVDFLIAGELYQNNHHAHPNSPNFAFRWFELDLTYQVMKILHMLRIIKIQRTVWTEKGKKVLRGSDVIVDPTSTIAA from the coding sequence ATGGCGATCATTCTATCGTTCTTTATCGGGCATTGGTTCTTATCGGCTTTCGCTCAATCGTTCTTTCTTCACAGATACGCGGCGCACGCGATGTTCAAAATGAACAAGTTCTGGGAAAAGTTTTTTTATCTTTTTACCTGCGTGGCTCAGGGTTCTTCCTTCTTGAATCCCCGCGCTTACGCGATCATGCATAGACAACACCACGCTTACAGCGATACGGGGAAAGATCCGCATTCTCCCGTTGCTTCCAAAGGATTTTTGGATATGATGTGGAAGACCGCGCTGAATTACGAATCGATCCTGGATCGTAAAGCGAACGTTGAAAAAGAATTCAAAGGAAATTATCCGGAGTGGCCGGCGATCGACATGTTGAGCGATTCTTGGACGTTCCGGCTTTTCTGCGGAACCCTTTACACGTTATTCTATCTTTACTTTGTTCCTGCGGGTCAATACGGCTGGTATCTTTTACTTCCGATTCATTGGTTGATGGGACCGATTCACGGCGCGATCGTAAACTGGTGCGGTCACATGTACGGTTACAGAAACCACAAAGAAAATCCGGACAATTCCAAAAACACCCTATTCGTAGACTTTTTGATCGCAGGAGAATTGTATCAGAACAATCACCACGCGCATCCGAATTCTCCGAACTTTGCGTTTCGTTGGTTCGAGTTGGATCTCACCTATCAAGTGATGAAAATCCTTCACATGCTGAGAATCATCAAAATTCAAAGAACCGTCTGGACCGAAAAAGGCAAGAAAGTCCTTCGCGGTTCGGACGTGATCGTCGATCCGACATCCACAATCGCCGCTTAA
- a CDS encoding ATP-binding protein — MSPEEKRIQELEDENKRLKRQIENTAHSPYLKKGMASVRYYARIFREEIVENEIRGRIDESLGTLYEIKNFVHRYSSLAGLDPDTIRIIATEATQNIVEHGQGKYAEIELELHNEVVNPFFKMSFKHEMQPGMKYTLSQINENVKKGDFSSELFDIESSRGRGEFLMKELADERRVLNGVEITPEGNKVHYFKRVLINYRDPKGPRDVTSFDEIKEEIDRLDPEEALCYFHIDHRKSKLSSVTIVVTSSRETKLRTLMEEAGFYLVHKDKYYRAVFCSFEPTKEFTPSELENLFEKVRKQVEIEKE, encoded by the coding sequence ATGTCCCCAGAAGAGAAACGAATTCAAGAATTAGAAGATGAAAATAAACGACTCAAACGGCAAATAGAGAACACGGCGCATTCTCCCTATCTGAAAAAGGGAATGGCGAGCGTTCGTTATTACGCCAGAATCTTCCGCGAAGAGATCGTGGAAAACGAGATTCGGGGAAGAATCGACGAAAGTCTGGGAACCCTCTACGAGATCAAAAATTTCGTTCATCGTTATTCCTCGTTAGCCGGACTCGATCCGGACACGATCCGCATCATCGCGACCGAGGCCACGCAAAACATCGTGGAACACGGTCAGGGAAAATACGCGGAAATCGAATTAGAATTACATAATGAAGTTGTGAATCCCTTTTTTAAGATGTCCTTCAAACACGAGATGCAGCCGGGGATGAAATACACCCTTTCGCAGATCAACGAGAACGTTAAGAAAGGAGACTTCTCCTCCGAGCTGTTCGACATAGAAAGTTCGCGGGGCAGGGGAGAATTCCTCATGAAGGAACTCGCCGACGAGAGAAGAGTATTGAACGGGGTCGAGATCACCCCCGAAGGGAACAAGGTTCACTACTTCAAACGCGTGCTGATCAATTACCGCGATCCGAAAGGGCCGAGAGACGTGACGAGTTTCGACGAGATCAAGGAAGAGATTGATCGACTCGATCCGGAAGAAGCCCTCTGTTACTTTCATATCGATCACAGAAAAAGCAAACTTTCCTCCGTCACCATCGTTGTCACTTCTTCCCGAGAAACAAAACTGAGAACGCTGATGGAAGAAGCCGGTTTTTATCTGGTCCACAAGGACAAATATTATAGAGCCGTGTTCTGTTCGTTCGAACCGACGAAAGAGTTCACTCCTTCGGAGTTGGAAAATCTTTTCGAGAAAGTCCGCAAACAAGTGGAGATCGAAAAGGAATGA
- a CDS encoding DUF1564 domain-containing protein encodes MEMLWFSSGEKIESILIEGQLGIDSLLVPYSYWDRLDPQEKKILPHRLTFLLRRYGKYLATKKRLHWKAGKIRYNRGVGRMKKMTIRVNTGAWAVLGALAAAHGVSRCYLFNYMLWLEDNGVGDSIVETLNRGVPSLHGTYRMIWTLNLRENLISRELEFEPNPMTTEYPYYLRTRPT; translated from the coding sequence ATGGAAATGTTGTGGTTTTCGTCCGGTGAAAAGATCGAATCGATTTTGATCGAAGGTCAGTTGGGTATAGATTCTTTGTTGGTGCCTTATTCGTATTGGGATCGATTGGATCCTCAAGAAAAGAAAATTCTTCCGCATCGGCTTACGTTTCTATTGAGAAGATACGGTAAATATCTTGCGACTAAAAAGCGGCTTCATTGGAAAGCGGGTAAGATTCGATACAATCGGGGTGTCGGGAGAATGAAGAAAATGACGATTCGAGTGAACACCGGGGCTTGGGCCGTTTTAGGAGCGTTGGCCGCGGCTCATGGTGTGTCGCGGTGTTATTTGTTTAATTATATGCTTTGGCTGGAAGACAATGGAGTCGGAGATTCTATTGTGGAAACTTTAAACAGAGGAGTTCCTAGTTTACACGGGACTTACAGAATGATCTGGACCTTAAATCTACGAGAAAATCTCATCTCACGAGAATTAGAATTCGAACCAAACCCAATGACCACCGAATATCCTTATTACTTACGAACCCGACCCACATGA
- a CDS encoding NADPH-dependent F420 reductase: protein MKGKKIGVLGSGIVGQTLANGFLKHGAEVKIGTRDPGKLKEWLSKAGSGASIGTFAETASFGDILVLCSKGNIASEVLKLAGVDSLTGKTVIDTTNPISEEPPVNGVLKFFTTYNESLMEQFQKQVPKANFVKCFSSVGSGLMVNPSLKGGTPSMFICGNDEAAKKQVREILDEFGWETEDMGKVEAARAIEPLCILWCIPGFLSQSWTHAFKVLK, encoded by the coding sequence ATGAAAGGAAAGAAAATCGGGGTCTTAGGTTCGGGAATAGTAGGGCAGACGCTCGCAAACGGATTCTTAAAACACGGAGCCGAAGTAAAGATCGGAACGAGAGATCCCGGAAAACTCAAAGAATGGTTGTCTAAAGCGGGAAGCGGCGCTTCGATCGGAACGTTTGCGGAAACGGCGAGTTTCGGCGACATCTTGGTTCTTTGTTCGAAGGGAAACATCGCATCCGAAGTATTGAAATTGGCAGGAGTGGATTCGCTTACCGGAAAAACGGTGATCGATACGACCAACCCGATTTCGGAAGAACCTCCCGTAAACGGAGTATTGAAATTCTTTACAACATACAATGAATCTCTAATGGAGCAATTTCAGAAACAGGTTCCGAAGGCGAACTTCGTAAAGTGTTTCAGCTCGGTTGGAAGCGGATTGATGGTCAATCCGAGCTTGAAGGGAGGAACTCCGAGTATGTTTATCTGCGGGAACGACGAGGCCGCGAAAAAACAAGTTCGAGAAATCTTGGACGAATTCGGATGGGAAACGGAAGATATGGGAAAAGTCGAAGCGGCCCGCGCGATCGAGCCGCTTTGTATTCTTTGGTGTATCCCCGGATTTTTATCACAATCCTGGACGCACGCATTCAAAGTATTGAAATGA